In the genome of Actinomycetota bacterium, one region contains:
- a CDS encoding fibronectin type III domain-containing protein: protein MRRLAATAATALIVVLVTAGTAAAAVTASVTSPGTKIDGPAAVAVRVDRDLTDSVTAVGVRLRSGGREVRLVEGLECQGCKNNPAWTTSDWAGKTLNPSGLPNGTYHLHPVVDGKEFGGREVWISVPPSPVSNLKTSVSGQDVTVTWTRAPEPDISAYRVQRRISGGAWQQIASVGPGADRYAERLSPGTYEYRIVTVRPDGNGGHIAVTSPAVAAAVKSPPPPTQPSETSGGGSTEGTGGSTSGGSTSGSTDGSTGGSDGGSTGATGETTTQPGSGTATGDPASADGEGTAGDGPQDAPSEASTTQPSVRTAGAGRRVAPPPGVRRSLTLKGFDLSLPDPQVAGPRERFYGQDQPFSEELDYGDIDPITGEPRVREGTAMRRVPGAVQEFIVARLNAPLVAIPAAAGLLCIALGLHGMRWLRQG, encoded by the coding sequence GTGAGACGACTGGCCGCCACCGCCGCCACGGCCCTGATCGTGGTGCTCGTCACCGCAGGGACCGCTGCTGCCGCCGTCACGGCCAGCGTCACCTCGCCGGGTACGAAGATCGACGGCCCGGCTGCTGTGGCCGTGCGCGTCGACCGCGACCTCACCGACAGCGTCACAGCCGTGGGCGTCCGGCTGCGCAGCGGCGGCCGTGAGGTGCGGCTCGTCGAGGGCCTTGAGTGTCAAGGCTGCAAGAACAACCCCGCATGGACGACGTCCGACTGGGCCGGAAAGACCCTCAACCCGAGCGGCCTGCCCAACGGGACCTACCACCTCCACCCGGTCGTAGACGGCAAGGAGTTCGGCGGCCGCGAGGTGTGGATCTCGGTGCCGCCGTCGCCGGTGAGCAACCTCAAGACGTCCGTGTCCGGCCAGGATGTCACCGTCACCTGGACACGCGCCCCCGAACCCGACATCTCCGCCTACCGCGTCCAGCGCCGCATCAGCGGCGGGGCGTGGCAGCAGATCGCCAGCGTCGGTCCGGGAGCGGACCGGTACGCGGAGCGGCTGAGCCCGGGCACGTACGAGTACCGGATCGTGACGGTCCGCCCCGACGGCAACGGCGGTCACATCGCGGTCACGAGCCCCGCCGTGGCTGCCGCGGTCAAGTCGCCGCCCCCGCCAACGCAGCCCAGCGAGACGTCCGGCGGCGGCTCGACCGAGGGGACCGGCGGGTCGACCAGCGGCGGGTCGACCAGCGGCTCGACCGACGGGTCGACCGGCGGAAGCGACGGCGGATCCACCGGCGCGACCGGCGAGACCACCACGCAGCCGGGAAGCGGGACCGCGACCGGGGACCCGGCCTCCGCCGATGGTGAGGGCACCGCCGGCGATGGTCCGCAGGACGCCCCCTCGGAGGCGTCCACCACCCAGCCCAGCGTCCGGACCGCCGGTGCCGGACGGCGGGTCGCGCCACCCCCCGGTGTCCGCCGCAGCCTGACGCTCAAGGGCTTCGACCTGTCCCTCCCCGACCCACAGGTCGCCGGTCCTCGCGAGCGCTTCTACGGGCAGGACCAGCCGTTCTCGGAGGAGCTCGACTACGGCGACATCGACCCGATCACCGGCGAACCGAGGGTCCGCGAGGGCACGGCGATGCGGCGGGTTCCGGGCGCCGTCCAGGAGTTCATCGTCGCCCGGCTCAACGCCCCGCTGGTGGCGATCCCCGCCGCCGCGGGACTGCTCTGCATCGCCCTGGGACTGCACGGCATGCGCTGGTTGCGT